From the Mustelus asterias unplaced genomic scaffold, sMusAst1.hap1.1 HAP1_SCAFFOLD_296, whole genome shotgun sequence genome, the window tgatagatttttactaaattcaaatttcaccatctgcagtggtgagattcgaatctgTGTCCCCAGAGTCGTGCCCTGGGTTACAAGCCCATTGGCaacaccaccatgccactgcctccccttgaaaTAGTGTTCCCTTCCATTTTGAAGTAACATAGTAAGCGAGGTGGTCTTGATGTCAGCTTTTTCCTGAGACAGCTGGTAAGATTTGGAGAGACAGTCGGTGTCGGACTGTTTCACAGGTCACAGCATAGGGGTAAAATATTGGGAAGTGTATCCACCCTACTTATAAACTAACTGCCAGTACTTGGTTCCTGAGTTCAGGAATGGTATATTTGTTGGGGAATACTGCAATGttgattcatgagaatgatacCGCTGCTAAAATACTTGAACAAAAAGAGAATAATTTCACAGAGCAGGCTGGTTTTCCATCCTCCATAGAGGCTGAAAGGTGATAGTTAGAGGTTGATATATCGAAGGCAACTTCGTCTCCTTCAGGCTGAAGACTGCTGTCCTGCTTCTGAAGAGGGAACTAGGGTTGATTTTCATTTTTCATTCACAGATACTCCCCAGTGCCCTGATACCACAGTGACGATACAGCCCCCGCCAATAGAACAGGTCTTATTGGAGGCGACCGTGACCTTAACCTGCATCATTTCTCATGCTCCCTATGGAGTCAATGTGTCCTGGATCCGAGACAGGAAGTATTTGAAATCAGAGATTGCCGAAAAGCCAGGAGCGGATCCTGACAGCGTGGTCAGCAACTTAAACGTCTCGACACAAGCCTGGCTGAGTGCGGCTGTGTTTGACTGCGTGGTGAGCCATCAGGATCTGCCGACTCCTTTAAGAAAATCCATCCACAAGGAAACAGGTGAGCTGAGAGATTGAAGCAATAAATGCGTCACTGTGTCTATTTCCAGTGTCAGTGAACTGGTCAATATTCAGTATTCAGTGCATTAATGGTGTCCCCTGAGTGGAAACTCTACTAACTAAAAACTGGGAGGTGTAGATATTTTTACGGGGAAATTTGATGTGTTGATGAATGAAAAGTGAACTGAAGGCGATGTTATTGGGTTTAGATCGAATAACGAGGGAGGAGCCTGATGTGGAGCATGAAAACCAAAAATAAAGCCGATcagttgggccgaatagcctgattCTGTGATGTAAAATTTCTGAAACTTCCCAGTCCAGCCCCCTGAGTTATTTGATAAAATAATTGTGTTCACCTCTGCTCCAAACTGGAAGTCAAAAATGGAAACATTGAAAATCGAAGCGAAGCACATTTTTCTGATATCGAGCCAGCAGTTTTATTGTctccagaattctccagtttattgacatttattgtactttttctgcagatccaaatccgcgggaaccgttcgtctctgtcctcctgccctcggcagaagaagtctccgctcagagattcgtctccctcagctgcttagtGAGACGTTTCTCCCCGCGAGAGATCTTCGTCAAGTGGACCGTCAACGACAAGCCGGTGAATCCTGGGAACTATAAGAACACCGAGGTGGTCGCGGAGAGCGGGAATAGCTCCTTCTTCATGTACAGCCTGTTATCCATTGCAGCAGAGGAATGGTCCAGCGGCGCTTCTTACTCCTGTGTGGTGGGACATGAAGCCATCCCCTTGAAGATCATCAACAGAACAGTTGACAAATCCAGCGGTAAACccagttttgtgaacatttcccttgcactgatggacaccgttaattcatgtcaatgagaatcactcggttacattaaaaacttcaataaaaagaataaaatcttTTTCCTCCAACGATAAACGAAATACCCAATTGCTTAATTGATTGGTTTTCAATTTTACTTCCACTATGTATCTTTGGTTTGAGTCAGGTATTTTCACGTCTCGGGCCCAAGCCTTGTTGAACCAGTGCACCCAGCTCAGATACACcctgggttagagacagagtagagcACATTCATTACAGGATTCAGCAAAATATCTTCACCGACTTTCCTCCCACTGAGGAGAAATCTGACAATTTCAACATTTCTGACAAACAAATACAATTTAGATCTCGGTGTTCCTGCTTCTCTCATTGTCCATGCCTTTACCATTGATGTCAGCTTTAAGCTGCTGCACCACACCCACTGGGAACTGAAGTGAGGGTCACACACAaacatggagcaacaatcccccccatcagagagaggggagagtgaaatTGTTAACATACCGGATTCCTACTCACCCAACAAAGAGAGGGGAGGAGCAGTAGCTAACCCATGTACCACCACTTCCTCAATGAAAAGAGGAGGAATGTCATTATTTAATCCACTCACCTCCACCTCGTCAGTGGTTAGAACCATCAGGCACATTGCTTCACCGGGTAGAGAGAGGGAAATTATGAGCTCACTCTCCTCCCTCTTCGCAAGTAACGTGTTTGGAAGGGACCAGCTCTCTACTAGAAGAACCCAGTTGCCGACAGTACAAATTAGCTTCTGGCTTATTTGCTGCAGAGTTTGAAGTATCATTATCCTAATCAATGTGATGCATATATACTTATGcaacataattttaaaatgtttctgcACTCTTGTTCCTGTTAATCATGTCCTGGCATTGATTTCCCATAATGCAAATTGAAACAAATGGTTGAATCCTCCCCGGTTTTTACTGTTCTGTCCCTGATGTTTCTGAGATGCATCAATGAATGATTTCATTCGTTCTCCTGATATCTTCGTGCCACTCACATAAACTACATTCATACAGCAAAACATTGAAAATATGCTCCATTATTCGTATTGTTtggatcattttcagttaatgatTGCGGTGAAACTTGGAGCAACAgctaaaaaatacacacactgacaatactccacaaaactgtcacaattataaatacacacataagcgcacacacacacactcacacacatacacacacatcgacacaaatgcacaactacacacacaaatacacatactcacacatatgcacacaaatacagaaagacacatgtaaatatacacacacaaacgcatgcatatacccccacacacatacatatacagaaATAGGGACAGGCACATTCAaatacagacacagaaacacacaaatacacaacagATACACTTTCACACACCATAGGTACACTCAATACTTGCACAGACGAACACACATGCAGAGAAACAAGaatgcacacacaaatgcactcatgggcaaaacatgcacaaacaaaaatacacacttacacaaatacacccacacaaaaatacacccagacacaaacacatccgtacacaaatatacatagggacagacccattctctctctctctttctctctcacacacacacacatacacacgcacacacacacacacacacacacacacataagaacataagaacataagaaatagaagcaggagtaggccatctggcccttcgagcctgccccgccattcaacaagatcatggctgatctgaagcgaatcagttccacttacccgcctgctccccatatcccctaattcccttatcgatcagaaaactatctacccgtgatttaagcatattcaacgaggaagcctccaccacttcaatgggcagagaattccagagattcactaccctctgagagaagaagttccccctcaactctgttctgaaccggcccccccttattttgaggctgtgccctctagttctggtttcccttctaagtggaaagaatctcgccacctctaccctatccagccccttcattatcttatatgtctctataagatcacccctcatccttctaaactcacatACGAACACATAGACACGCGCTCTTGTACAAACAGACACTAAAacaacaacatacacacacataatcaaataTGTAAacgcacacatgtacacatgaaACACACAAGtgcatacacatacacatacgTGAGTAGGTACAGACccaaacacaaacacatacatgcatagacacaatacagacagatacacacgcaTGCAGACCCACATAAATACACAAGCACATACTTAGACTCAAATAAATACATATATTAGCACACGTTCATGCTGATAGGAATATAGATATAAAGACACACAATGTTATACACATTCACAAACATATGTGGAAATACATATAAACAAATCACCAGACTGCATATAGAAGAACAGACAGCAAAACATTTACACACAAACATGTAGACGCAAACATTAACATGCTCATAGAACAGAACACCATAGCACACATTACTACACATCGAAACACAAATATACATCAACGCACCGTTATAAAGAATGTCAACATGTGTATACATACACTGACATGTTAACAGgcgtgcacacagacacatggagaaacagacgcacacagaaagggaaacagtaagtagtcacctgatgaagggacaacgctccgaaagctcgtgcaaccaaataaacctgatggactttaacctggtgttgtgagactacttactgtgccgaccccagtccaacgccggcaactccacagaaagggaaacaaacatTACTAGAGTGACAGAAATTAACACAGAGCAATAGGCATAAACACATGTGCACGCATTAAGAATGGCATTAATATATAGTCATAGACTTCACACAATAATAGAGTCATATATACACAATGACAAAAGAATAAAATATGCGCACAGATGCAGACACACAACTACACAAATCAACAATCACAGGCAAATGAACGCGCACATTAACACTCATAATCACATATTAACTCAGAGCCAAAGTTTAATGCAGAGCACGAGATgctcatgcacacgcacacaaatgcaAAATCTTCAATACAAACGGTAGGCAAATGATGAAAGTACAATTTAAACGTGACTTTTTAATGGAGATATCCACAGATTTATTATCCCAATGTACAATGAACATATAAACACGCTGAGAAACTGAATTAAGCTCACGATCTACTAAATATTTCCACCATAAAGAAGCACAGATCGGAAATTACATCCCAACTCTTAAACAACAACATTCACAGTTTACAGATCAGTAACCATCTGTGAAAACAATCATTGATCAGTGAACGTTCCTCGATATCAGTGATAATACTCTTCAATAAGGGATAGTTCCGAATTGTCAAAAAATCAACTGATTTTCAAGAAAACATCTTCAGTGCTTTCTGACATGGACTGTCCAAGGAATGTCAATAAAGATCAGGTGTGAAAATAGTTACGGAGATCGGTTACTGAGTGCCCTGAGCTTAAGAGTAGGTATACATTGAAAATTAGGTTCAAGAATAAATGAACAGTTTAAAAAGGAGAacggggaaaagaaaaataacaaTAAGATTACCTGGATAAACAAAGTAATCTAATTTCATATCCTGGTCTCCGTCCCCTAGACTCCACCGACCGCATCTGGATTGAAGACAATGAGGATGATAACAGTAACATCTGGACAACGGCTTCCACATTCATTGTCCTGTTCTTCCTGAGCATTTTCTACAGCACTGCGGTCACTCTGGTGAAGGTGAGATGATTGAATGCACTCACATATCAAACTGACAgaatggatttgaaaaatctctcaatgttccattaaaaactctaactttaatatcccgcatcataaacaactgcttcattattgtatctttcttttacagatcaagtgatgggttgaattttggaagctgcagatttccctcagctgattattatgaTCTCCGTATGACAGAAATACAATATCTACTCTTGGTGACTCTATCAgtaaaattctctcagtttatcattttgAATCTGTAACTGAGACAATCATAGACGGTATTTCAGTTTTCAGAGTGAAAAGCACGAGGCATTTTTTGTTATAATGTAATTGTGGTTAACAGTTTCCCCATAGTTTAAATATCATGTATAAATAAGAAACTTTTCTCATTCCTTATCCATATTTGTTAATTCCTCTTTCTATTAaggtcctgttttctctttctggtgtatgTAACAGATGTACAAATATTGACGGATTCCCTGTGCATGTGTTGTGTTCTCAATGTGAAGCTCGATCGTTAAATTCACTTttctaactttaaaaaataatgtcgctgtaaaatattctctgaatttttaaaataaatattgaatgaaaaTTTAACCATCTCTGGCTTGGCTTAATTCCGTTTTCCAAAGCCCATCAACTCCGCCCCATATTCCATATTATACGGTTTCCCCTCTTTCCCAGACATGTCTGTTCCCCCAGTCCTGTGTGGGATGTGTTTGAACTCAAGGCCGTTCAGTGAAAGAGTCACTGCGCCACCCAGTGGCCAATCCGTATAAAGACACCTTCATCTCTGCCTTTTTATGATAAAatccagagacagagcgagtgaaGAATGAGAAGAACCTCGGTGATTTCACTCATAAACTGGTCTGTCACTGACCGAGTTTCAGGTAATTCTAAAAAGCAAAGGCTCTGTTTCATCAGAGGCCGATGCAGGACAGTGTGTGGCAGAAGATAGTTTCCTTTACACTGCCCCTTAAAAAAACTATCAGTGTCGCTGCAGCGTGGGTCAACAGTGTGAATCTCTCTATATTTCGTCCGATGGAATACTTACAAGGCAGACATGCCACAAGCTAGATAGAGAACACATACAGAGCAGAGGTGCAAACCATGAGGTGAAACCAAGAGACTGAGGTGCATTTCACATAAGCACATAATAGATTACAAATTTCCAAATTAAGGCGAGTGCTATGGGATAATTTGAGATGACCAATACTGTATTTAACTACAGACAATATAAAACTCACGTGGCAGATATCTCTGTGTAAGGAcggaacatttatttaaaacaaaaacagaactatCAGCTGCTTGGAGATGACCAAAAGGGTTAAGTCGCTCTGGAACCGAGCGGCAGGATCTTTCCGATGCATCTAACGTGTACCATCaataacagatcaattatagattttcgtACCGATCGTTCCGACCTCATATTAGTTTCAGAATCAATTACGTTCAGTAAACATACATCAATAATAATTCCTGACAAGTTGCTCAGCCAATCGCATTTGACAACATAGCATAATGATATCTCCTTCATCCATTTAAATCGGAGGCTGACTCATCTGGAATCAGTATCTGGGAGAATCAGGAAggtgagatagagtcatagagtcacagaggtataagcatgcaaacaggcccttcggcccaacatgtcaatgccgccctttttaacgaCAAAGCTCGTcctaattgcccgtgtttggcccattacCCTCGATAGCCATTTAACTCTCTATGCACTTTTGAAAAGactgtctggcagcttgttccagacactcaccaccctctgtgtgaaagaattacccctctggacccctttatatctctcccctctcaccttaatcttatgccctctagtttcagactcccctacctttgggaaaatatatttactatctagctgatctgtgcccctcattattttatagacctctgtaagatcaccactcagcctcctacgctccagaaataAAAAGCCCCAATCTATCCAACCACTCATTATaatttaaaccatcaagtcctggtagcatccgagtaaatcttttctgcactctttcaagatTAATAAtacccttcctataatagggtgaccagaactgcacaaagtattccaactgtggccttaccaatattttgtattgtctccagacagaacaacctctgtctggagacaatacacatctctttaacctgtgtttaatgctccctccatccacattgtctgtacctttaagacctggctggctgtagggattcgcattctaatcagtattctgcaacttgattttgtgtctctttgcactgtttgagagcacatttccactccatctgacgaaggagcagcgctccgaaagcttatggtatttgctaccaaacaaacctgttggactttaacctggtgttgtgagacttcttactgtgttcaccccagtccaacgccggcatctccacatcatgactttatctGCAACACAAACAaactgttttactcacagatgtgggaCACAGGAAGAAGGTTCAGTCGGTGTGAAGCTCAACCTCCAATGTCACAAAGCCCACCCACTGATTGGCTGGAGTATAAGTGTCCTTCCGGTCTGTTTCTGAAGCCTCTGCACCCACTTCCCCGCCTCCCTGCAGCTCCAGCATCCACATTGCGCATGGGCCAGTCCGAATCCGCAGAGCGCATGCTCCACTCAGAATCAGGTACTGCGCCTGCGCAAGCGGCTGCTGTTGTGACAATGCGGCACATTCTCTCTCGCTGCGAATGCTGGGTAAGAGCACCGCCATAGGAAGGAAATAATTTCAACACAAAATTGTATTTTGTCATCCAATTACGGTCAGAACTAGAGGGTTAATATATAAAATTATTAAACCAATTGATACATCTCCCAATGTGCATGGTGGGATTGTTACTGGAcgagtattccagagacccagggtccttTTAGAGTTTACCCCACTCTGTCGTAGGTTGCAACAAGATATAGTTGGGTTGGTCACATGGGCAGAACACTGGTAGATTTCGAAATatttcaccgttccttcacagtcactgggtaaaaatcctggaattccctccctaaccgcattgtaggtaaacccacagcacatatactgcagccattcaagaaggtagctcaccaccaccttctcaagggcaatgagggatggccagcgagcaacacccatgtcccacaaattaataaaaaaatatgctatttaaccttgataagtgtgaagtgatgcactttggaagaagtaacaagacaaagaAATAATTAATGAATGGAAGGACACGAGGTAAAATCAGAggagcagatggatcttggggtatttATTCACTTAAGGTAGCAGAGCAGATGAATAGaataagaaggcatatgagacacttgcttttatcagtcgtggcatacaGTATAAGAACAAAgagataatgttggagctgtacagaatgttggttaggccacagctggagtactgtgcgcagttctggtcacctcactataggaacaaagaacaaagaacaatacagcacaggaacaggcccttcggccctccaagcccgcgccgctccccggtccaggattgaatcctgaatccaggatccccgcccaattttccagcctatctacataccaatatcctatccaccgagctgtccctcacagatacgatgctttgttcattacaacctattaactcacccccacccccccattccagaccatgtgatctccagggagaggcgaaaacccagagtgaaaaaccccagggccaatatggggaaaaaaaaatctgggaaattcctctccgaccccctgaggcgatcgaaacgagtccaggagatcacaatggccccgatcggaaaatgcttcccaaccatagtcatttccacttccacgaacaccatatgaattccctgcccccgagacaggttcccaactatccgcagtctcgctctgtactggcaccagcaagatgatcatagaatgaagccttgaaacgagaaacaaggaacaattagcccgcgccgctcccgggtccaaactagaccactcttttgtatctctccattcccactccgttcatatagctgcctagataagtcttaaacgttcccagtgtgtccgcctccaccaccttgcccggcaacacattccaggcccccacgatcctctgtgtgaaatatgtccttctgatatctgtgttaaacctcccccccacaggatgtgattgcactggagggggtacagaggagattcaccaggatgttgcctgggatggaacatttgagctataaggagactggattggtttggagtgtttagagcagagaaggctgagggggacatgaCTGTGGtgaataagattatgaaggatatgGACCGGGTGAGTAGAACCCTTGGTTGagaggtcaatcatgaggggatgtAGTTTTAGGGGGCCAGgcaagagattcagaggagagttgagaaaaatcagagggtggtgggaatctgtaataaactgcctgggaaggtagtggaggctggaaacttaacaacctttaaaaagtatttggatgagcacttgaaatattataGCATTCAgataaggatatgggacaagtgctggaaaatgggattagcatggggcttagtggtagctattgttggtgcagactccatgggtcgAAGGgtgttttctgcactgtatgactatgactgtaactctcgcTCAGTCTCTTTCACTCGAAcagcctctgtctgtgtctctatctATTTCCCTCTTTTGGTCTTTGTTCTATTTGCTCACTGTCTTTGTGCAACTAAATttcactggactgattcctgagatgaggcggttgtccttggaggacattcagtgggatgagtctgtcCTCTCTGAAATTCAGAATCATGAGAAGTGATAGAATTGAAAAGGGAGGGAAAAGGAAGGATCAGGAAAGCAGCAAACACTTGATGTTGTTCCAGGAAAAGTGGAGTCTGGTGGTGTGgatgtcaggttttacacagcacatgGTCAGCCTGTGGATTCACCCAGGATGAAGAATCTCTGAATGATTCTACTCAAATCACCCGGAGAGGAACCTTTGAGACAAACCACCTAAGAAGGAGCAGCACATAAAGATATCCAAACACAGAgatccaaacacactctctctccctgtctcttacaCAGATATGGGcaaacatagacacacacccacacccagacagacatcttcattcatagacacacacccacacagataatTCCAGCCCTATCACGTGGAGAATACAGCCCATTCTGACTAATACTGGAGATGAAATAACAGTGTCTTTACAAACCACAATGTTTGAGAAATTCAAGTAACCATTACCCGTCAGGGACAGTGAGAGTTCTGATGACCCATTTCCACTCCTTTCTCTAAACTTGAGTCTATATTGAACAACATCTGGAACAGCAGCAATGACAAATCACGAACACTGAGCTGCCTGTTGTCAGCCTGGGTGAAGAGCCCTGCTGGGGGATAGTGTAAATTACAGAACAACATCCCTGGGGAATCAGTGTCTCTTGGTTCTGGAATTACAGAAGATGCTAATTCCCCTCACATTGATGGTCCAGTTAATGAAGAGAATTCTAAGACAGGTTTCAAGCATAAAGAATATAATGTTGTTTCGACTCTGTCATCCTGGCCTCATTCATTACTGCTCCAATGTCCTGGGAAATGTGCTGCACCACCTGTTCAGATGCTTTCGCTGTGGGACTGAGTTCAGACAATCATCTCCTCTCACTGTAAACCACAGACACTGTTCATCTTTTTCAAAAtgtggattcgaatccgggtccccagaacattagctgggtttctggattaatagtctatcgataataccattaggcatcGCCTCCCCCAAATGTGTtccctttagaacaaagaagcTGAAATGGAGATTTCATGGATCTGTTCAAGATGATCGGGGTGGGGACGGGTGGTTTGATAGagcagatcgggagaaactgttccactgatgcgggtcagtaaccagaggactggGATTGAAGATAATTAAAGAAAGACAGACTGGCATCAATATCGCACATTTCCCAACCAGCAGGAATCACAATGGGATCATTGTTATAATGAAGGCTGAATGGCCGAATGCTGCTCCTACGGCTTATGGTCTATTCCTTAGTTCCCTCGAAACGGGGATAATCCCAGCCTCCCAAATGAAGATGCAGTCattcaaaaattaaaacaaagttgattttttattttatttttaacccaGAATACCAATATCTAAATCTGCACTGGATATTgttaacatcagaccccaataaATATAGTTCAgttctggatgtgattaacagcaaactcCAATCTGGCTGGTGTGTCAGCACgttggatgactgattgaatcctttcccacacttgaagcagatgaatggtttctccccagtgtgaactcgctggtttaCAGTGAGAGGAGATGATTGTCTGAACTCAGTCCCACAGTGAAAGCATCTGAACGGACTCGagtgtgaacccgttgatggGTCATCAAGTTCCcaaaacttttaaagcactttccacagtctgggcatttaaaaggtctctcgtcagtgtgaattcGTTGATGGCAGATCAGGTTAGAAGAGTTAGCGAATtccttcccacatttggagcaggtgaacgggttatcctcagtgtgaatccgctggtgtgtcaACAGTTCGGTTGATGTAATGAATgccttctcacactcagagcaggtgaatggtctctctccagagtgaattcgctggtgaaTCAGAAGATGAAACGACcggctgaatttcttcccacactcggagcaggtgaatggtctctccccagtgtgaactcgctggtgtgtcaccaggtgggttgactgagtgaatcccattttgcactcggagcaggtgaatggtctctctcccgtatgaactcgctggtgtgacaccaggtgggctgactgagtgaatcccaccttgcactcggagcaggtgaatggtctctccccagtgtgaactcgctggtgtctcaccaggtgggacaactgagtgaatcctttcccacactcggagcaggtgaacggtctctccccagtgtgactccgtcgatgaatttccagctctgatggggaactgaatcccttgccacaatactcacatttccacaatttctccccaccgtgactgcatttatgttttgACAGGCCAGATAAACGGCTGAATCCTCGTCCACACacggaacacgtgtacagtttctccccactgtgagcggtgctttttccttccatgttcaaaatccaatgaTACGCATATTACGATAAATTGggcgactctgtctgatcctgatgtgatgtttggtttcagttttctGACTGCAAATCCTCACCTTTGAATatgctgtgaaattgatttaaaaaagaaaaaagagagtgagagagaacccacaaaaacacaaaggcaggttgtgaaattgagctgaatgaatctggtaatttgtggggccggcactggGAAAAAGAGACCAAGAAAACtgatggattgtcataaaaacccaactggttcactaatgtccttcagggaagggaaccttTGAGCCAGTCTGAACCGATACAAGACCAGAGCTTCAATGTGAAGAGGCAGCGGATGGGCAGGATtaagagatgtgggaggaaaagaGGTGAAGGAAAGGATACATCTACAGCCAGATAGAAACTCCCAAACCTTCAACCTCCACCATTTAGAAAGACCAGGTTCACAGGTGAATGTGAACATCATCACCTCAAAGTCACACAGCATCGCGACTGGACTGAGATCCTGTCCTGGATTAGGAGAAGTTTCCTCCATTTACAGAGTGAGAAACATGAAACG encodes:
- the LOC144486185 gene encoding uncharacterized protein LOC144486185, whose product is MEGKSTAHSGEKLYTCSVCGRGFSRLSGLSKHKCSHGGEKLWKCEYCGKGFSSPSELEIHRRSHTGERPFTCSECGKGFTQLSHLVRHQRVHTGERPFTCSECKVGFTQSAHLVSHQRVHTGERPFTCSECKMGFTQSTHLVTHQRVHTGERPFTCSECGKKFSRSFHLLIHQRIHSGERPFTCSECEKAFITSTELLTHQRIHTEDNPFTCSKCGKEFANSSNLICHQRIHTDERPFKCPDCGKCFKSFGNLMTHQRVHTRVRSDAFTVGLSSDNHLLSL